The proteins below come from a single Cololabis saira isolate AMF1-May2022 chromosome 2, fColSai1.1, whole genome shotgun sequence genomic window:
- the LOC133457335 gene encoding isocitrate dehydrogenase [NAD] subunit alpha, mitochondrial, protein MAAGSAWRSLVTQVGGALRTPLRTPALSNASFSRGMQTVTLIPGDGIGPEISNAVMQIFDAAKAPIRWEERNVTAIKGPGGKWMIPPDAKESMDKNKMGLKGPLKTPIAAGHPSMNLLLRKTFDLYANVRPCVSIEGYKTPYTDVDLVTIRENTEGEYSGIEHVIVDGVVQSIKLITEIASRRIAEYAFEYARNNQRSSVTAVHKANIMRMSDGLFLRKCREVAENYRDVKFTEMYLDTVCLNMVQDPTQFDVLVMPNLYGDILSDLCAGLIGGLGVTPSGNIGANGIAIFESVHGTAPDIAGKDLANPTALLLSAVMMLRHMGLHDYGNKIQTACFDTIREKKVLTKDLGGDSKCSEFTADICRRIQDMD, encoded by the exons ATGGCAGCCGGCAGCGCATGGAGGTCACTG GTGACCCAGGTGGGGGGGGCCCTAAGAACCCCCCTAAGGACCCCCGCTCTGTCCAACGCCTCCTTCTCCAGAGGG ATGCAGACCGTCACTTTGATTCCCGGTGATGGAATCGGTCCAGAGATTTCCAACGCCGTCATGCAGATCTTCGATGCCGCTAAG GCTCCCATCCGGTGGGAGGAGAGGAACGTCACAGCCATCAAAGGTCCAGGCGGAAAGTGGATGATCCCGCCTGACGCCAAAGAGTCCATGGACAAGAACAAGATGGGCCTGAAAG GACCCCTGAAGACGCCCATCGCGGCGGGCCACCCCTCCATGAACCTGCTGCTCAGGAAGACCTTCGACCTGTACGCCAACGTCCGGCCCTGCGTCTCCATCGAGGGCTACAAGACGCCGTACACCGACGTGGACCTGGTCACCATCCGGGAGAACACGGAGGGCGAGTACAGCGGCATTGAGCACGTG ATCGTGGACGGCGTGGTCCAGAGCATCAAGCTGATCACAGAGATCGCCAGCAGACGCATCGCAGAGTACGCCTTCGAATACGCCAGGAACAACCAGAGGAGCAGCGTGACGGCAGTGCACAAGGCCAACATCAT GAGGATGTCTGACGGCCTCTTCCTCAGGAAATGTCGGGAGGTGGCTGAGAACTACAGAGACGTCAAGTTCACCGAGATGTACCTGGACACCGTCTGCCTGAAC ATGGTTCAGGATCCCACCCAGTTCGATGTCCTGGTCATGCCCAACCTGTACGGAGACATTCTGAG CGACCTGTGCGCCGGTCTGATCGGAGGACTCGGCGTGACGCCCAGCGGGAACATCGGCGCCAATGGAATCGCTATCTTTGAGTCG GTGCACGGCACGGCCCCCGACATCGCGGGGAAGGACCTGGCCAACCCCACCGCCCTGCTGCTGAGCGCCGTCATGATGCTACGCCACATGGGTCTCCATGACTACGGCAACAAGATCCAGACGGCCTGCTTCGACACCATCAGAGAGAAGAAG GTGCTGACGAAGGACCTGGGAGGAGATTCCAAGTGTTCCGAGTTCACCGCTGACATCTGCCGCCGGATCCAGGACATGGACTGA
- the LOC133457363 gene encoding calcium and integrin-binding family member 2-like, which translates to MGNKQTTFTDEQLEAYQDCTFFTRKEILRLHGRFRELAPHLVPLDYTNNPDVRVPPTLIVTMPELKENPFRDRIVATFSEDGQGNQTFNDFVDMFSVLCEASPRELKTIYAFKIYDFNRDNFICKEDLQHTLNKLTKGELTAEEVSLVCDKAVEEADLDADSKLSFTDFENMISKAPDFLSNFHIRI; encoded by the exons ATGGGCAACAAGCAGACGACCTTCACCGATGAGCAGCTGGAAGCGTATCAG gactGCACCTTCTTCACCCGGAAGGAGATCCTGCG GCTGCACGGGCGGTTCCGGGAGCTGGCTCCGCATCTAGTGCCGCTGGACTACACCAACAACCCCGACGTCAGAGTCCCGCCGACGCTCATCGTCACCATGCCTGAGCTGAAG GAGAACCCATTCAGAGACAGGATCGTGGCGACGTTCTCTGAGGACGGACAGGGGAACCAGACATTCAACGACTTCGTCGACATGTTCTCTGTCCTCTGTGAGGCGTCGCCCAGAGAGCTGAAGACCATCTACGCCTTCAAGATCTACG ACTTCAACAGGGACAACTTCATCTGTAAGGAAGACCTGCAGCACACCCTGAACAAGCTGACCAAAGGGGAGCTGACGGCAGAAGAGGTTTCTCTGGTGTGCGATAAAGCCGTGGAGGAGGCTGACCTGGATGCAGACAGCAAGCTCTCCTTCACCGACTTCGAGAACATGATCTCTAAAGCTCCAGACTTCCTGAG TAACTTCCACATCCGAATATGA